The following proteins are co-located in the Acidimicrobiales bacterium genome:
- a CDS encoding CopG family transcriptional regulator, giving the protein MTDILIRDVPDEVLAAIDSKAKRVGLSRSEYLRRALERERVVDANRVSVDQLRRTAALAEDLDDPDVMSGAWS; this is encoded by the coding sequence ATGACTGACATCCTGATTCGAGACGTCCCCGACGAGGTACTGGCAGCGATCGACTCCAAGGCGAAGCGAGTTGGGCTCTCACGGAGCGAGTACCTCCGTCGAGCACTGGAGCGCGAGCGCGTGGTCGACGCCAACCGGGTCAGCGTCGACCAGCTCCGACGAACCGCAGCCCTTGCCGAAGACCTCGATGACCCCGACGTCATGTCCGGCGCCTGGTCGTGA